The Bactrocera dorsalis isolate Fly_Bdor chromosome 3, ASM2337382v1, whole genome shotgun sequence genomic interval AATCGGACcactaaaacatatagctgccgcacaaactgaacgatcggaatcaagttctagcatggaaaactttcacgtctgacaatgtatcttcacaaaagttggcacaggttatttccTAACATTGTAACGtaaaaaaacgaagaaattgttcagatcggattactatagcatatagcttccatacaaactgaacacatagttactaaaagaatgCACCTTTGATCGGTATATTAGCTCCGTTGCAGCCGACGATAACGTTTTTTCCTGCCTAAATGTCTTCAGATACTTTCCCCTCAAGCTTTTTAActagttaataataaattattatcagagcaattattttattatctaacagttttttctttaacatttcGGATATTTTACGCCTGTTTTTTTGCTTAATATGTTATATTGTAGATGCTTTCTTCATTCACCAGTTTGTTGAACACctatttaaatacaagtttAGATTAGATAGGCTACAGATTAGTGCTGCTTGATATTTGATTTGCTCACGATTTGCGTTCCGTTTCATCGGCTCGTTCCATGGTTGCACTTTAGTGCTACCCAGAGTTACAAATAgtaaattgccaataaaatacgaaaataccaTAGTGTAAAATATTATGCGCCACTGATTTGGGTCTGTCTGCAATTGGTATGAGTAAATATTATATCTGCGTCTATTATGTTTCACGTACTTACCGTGTCTGTCACAACGACTCCAACAACTAACGGGCCAATTATACTCATCAAAGTAGCCCCAAAATTGGTAATACCCTGCAATGTCGCGGCGAAATTTGGTGATAACTCAATGTAATTCACAAAAAAACCCATTAATGCAGCTGAATTGATGCCCACAGCCAACGTTAGTAAGATAACAGCCATATCAGAACTATTAGCATCAACAAACCCCAGCGGAATTGTGGCCGCCATCGGTATCCACATGCTGATCGTGTTGAAGATCTTACGACTAGCATTCGTGCTCAACACTTTCTTTGACAGCAATACCTGACCGAGGACACAGAAACACAGACCGAGTACTAGATTAGCGGTATATGGCAGGGCGGAGATTAAGGCATTACTTTGGATATCCTTGTCAAAGACGTTCTTTATGTATGAGGGTATTTGTGTCAGCAAAATATAATAGCCCCAATTGTAGGCACAATGTGTAATGAATAGCACCCAAAATGGCAGGGATGTGAATATGCTTAACCAAGGTGTGGGCAACTTCGCTGGGGTGGTATTATTCGCACTCTTTGAAACCGCTGCTAATGCTGATTCGATGTAATTTCGCTCCTTGGGTGTTATTAATTTGGATTGACGCGGTGACTCACCGCCCCACAGCAACCATACAAATGACCAGATAATGCCACAACCGCCGGAAACATAGAAAATGCTCGGCCATCCATACTGTGAAGTAGCTAATATGCCGCTAATGCTCATTATTATGACTGTGCCGAAAGTCATGCCGGAAAAGCAAAGTGTTACAAGTATACCGCGTTCAGCTGGTGGCGCCCAACGGGCTATAAGCGTATGCGTCGAAGGATATAAGGCAGCTTGACAGAAGCCTTGCAGAAATCGTAAGGCGCAAATGAATTGCCAATCCCCCAATTGTGCACCGAATGGCGTAAATATGGTAATAATGCCACCAATACCGACACTGAAGAGCAACATTAGTTTACCGCCGAAACGCTGTGTCAATTGACCGCCTGGTATTTGCATGAGGACGTAACCCCAAAAGTAGCTGCTTTGTATCAGTGACTTTGTTTGCTCCGACCAGTCATACTCCTATATGTATGTTGTAGACATTCACCGTTATAATTAAAAAccgttgaaatgaaaaaaaaaacaaacaaatttagaaattatGAACGTACCGGAAAATCTGGATTTGTGGAATTGCGATCCATCATTGCCACAATGGCCACTGAAAGATTGGATCGTTGCATAAACCCCACCGAGAAACCGAGGAATATAAGAAAACTTTGCAAGTGTCGCACGCCCACTCTAGgacctattcaaaatataaatcatCACTCACGCTTACTCATTATAACGTAGAAAATTAGTGCGATGCGATTCAGCATACGGTCTATACTTTCCTTCAATTTCTGCCGCAGTCTCTGTAGCATTCTCAGCGGTAGTATCCTTCGACATACTTTCTTCAATCATCTCAACTTTACTAAACTTTACTGCTCGGAGGTACAATTAGAACTGAGCGCATTAGCATTTCAGCTTTACTTGATGGAACGGGCTTTACTATACTATTTTTTTACGGCTTTGAGAtaaattctaataatttaataaagcacTATAGGTAGTATAACAAACTTacctattaaatatttacttttaataaacttttaattaatttacagcTCAAAAACATGTGCTGACTATTTTAATATCATTATTGTCAGATAGTGCTGATCTCAAGCTTTAAATTGATGCCCTGTTTGGATTTCAGGAGCACTAAAGAAGGAAAAAATCTTAGCCAATATACCCAGATATAGAGCTCCATTCATATATGATATAAGGCGATATTGAAGTTTAttgattttctaaattttattaagataagtataaatattgttCACTTTTTAGTTTAGCCTTGGAGGTGTTTGATTAAACTTGGTAATTAAAAGACAGCATTGCATGGTTTTAGAGTCACTTTTTTGCAGAGTGGATATTTCATGcttttaacattaatttttccTGTAGCTATCAAACTGTTGATTCTTTTGTCAATGTTGACTCAATTAAAATTTGTGCTATATGTGTGACAGAAATGACTGAGTAACCTCAGATTCGAAATTTGTTTGAGGTTGGTTGGGAATTTCTGCACACGCAGGGTTTCATCTAAACTTGGGCGGTGCCATTCCCATTGATAAGTTTTTACATCTTTTCCTAAACAGATGTTTTATTAGTTTTCTACATAACTAGTATATAATGGGTGGGTGTGGTTCGTGTCTGAAAATCTTGTAAGCTTATCTAGTCCATTCAGCTCATTCAAGAGATGTTGGTTGTCAATGGACTCTAGCGGAACAACTCAGGTCTTGAAACAGTAGATCtgtcaaacatttattttgtagtAGCGGACTGACGAGGAGGGCAAAAGGGAATTTGTAATATTGTCGGTGTCATCAAAGCGCACCCAACTTTAAGAACCCACTACCAGGTTTATTACTAAATCCTTTGAATTGTTGGATAAGGCTTAATTTGGTAACCACCCGGGACTACAACGCGTCTAAAGAAGGGCTCCTGTGTTTTCCTTTTCAACCAACTAAGAACCTCAACCTGCCGTACATGAATATAAGTGGCTTCCGTCAATCCCTTTATCCAATTTTCATACCACATGCATGCCGTAGTACAGTATTACGAGGTacgacaattaagtaatgagactgattccataaaaaccgtatatttgagaattattctacaactctgccatccccttcaaagtagtccccttgggcagctttACAGCGACTCCAGcgcattttccatgcttcgtaacatttctggaacgcttcgactgggatgtccgcgagtaccctcgtcacggccgcctggatgtccgtaatcgactcaaaatgggttcctttgaccaccgattttgttttaggaaacaaaaaaagtcacagggtgacatgtcgggcgaataaggcggctgttgcaacacgacGATCCCTTCAGAGGCCAGATACTGGagcacgctgagggcggtgtggcacggcgcgttgtcgtgatgaaggatccagttacgagcgatgtagactagattcacagttttccccggtggaacgaattctttgtggatgattccacggctatcaaaaaaggtaaTAATCATCGCTTTCACCTTCGGGGGTCGCGCGgtgacaaccattgtgagctttggcattTGGTTTCCACGACTAaaagcactatcaccatacattGATTGACGTACGCTTCCGAAGCTGTtacgcccaatctggcgcaaagttttatcgcgacgcggtgctcttgatttcgttttttcattttcgtaaCGAGCACtgcaaacacacgtctactcaacttggcgcagcaggcgaactaaacaagctagagcgatggtacatatatcaatggagaggggaggagagaaaggaaatttcaaggtcacaggtttaccacaagcgcggcaataaaatcagtctcattacttaattgtcaaacctggTATATTACTTTCTATCGTCCTTTAATCGGTTTTCAACCAAATAGGAAAATCCTGTGATCCGGTTTCCATTTTGCCTGAGTAAACTTAATCATGCGACACTGTAGCCATAATCAAATGTTATGAAATAGAAATGTAAATACTAGTATATTCGCCAAATACTATTCCTAACTAAGCAGATAATTCTCCTTAAAGATACCTACCTTAAAGATATTAAATGACGAGACATTTTTGAAATAGCTGCACGATACTCGTACTGTGCAGTTCTTTATTTGCAATATCTCTAAAGAATTTAGCATTGTTTAATcagtgaattaattttttttatttgaataaaggTTTTGCTACATTGTGTTCTTTATCTTCTCACATGTGGCTTATGTTACATATTctgttatatatttaatttttaattaattaatttttgttccttCTACTTGTGTGCCATACAACTTAATAGAAGAGACCATCAATATTCTTGCTTGACTTTTAAGGGACTTTTAAGACTTGAGATCGCGTTTAGTCTATTTATTCACAATCACAATCATAACACTACTTTTtaggacattttttttatatatgtacattaatttcTTCTATATAAAAGTGTTGAAAGTACTTGCAACACAAACTActtgttgtatttattatattctaatCATTGTATTCTTCTTGTGATTtgtcttgaaaagaaaatttcttttttgttctgAATAAACGATTCCTACGAACAAAacgtttcaatatttaaattataaaatttaacaaaaaggaCCAATTGATATTTTGGCTCTACTGACATATGGATCTTTTCGATAATCTTGAGTTCTTTTTAccttatttaaacaaaaattgtctcaaataaaaataacaaagttAAAGATAGGAATTCAGTCAGTATCACACCCGACACTGATAACAAAAATGATAGCTTCAGGTGAACAAAATgacaaaatgtaaaataaaaatagatcaACTCAAGCTTAAATacaacataaattttttactttaatatctaATACTTTTTTTGTGACATTTCGCATTAGCATTCAGCTCCAACTCCACTTATTTGCTAGCTGAAATGGAGGTAACTTCGTCATTCACCGTTTTCTTGAATACAAATTAGATTAGATATACACCAGGTCAGCAGCAACTGCTGAAATCTTATATACTCACGATCTATGTCCCGTTTCACTGGCTCGTTCCACGGCTGTAATTTAGTGCTACCCAAAGTTATAAACAGTAAGTTGGCAATAAAATAGAATCCCGccataatgtaaaaaataaaacgccACTGATTTGGGTTTGTCTGCAATTGGCAAtcagtaaatattatattttcgtcTATTATTTTGGAGCTACTCACCGTATCTGTCACAATGACACCAACAAGTAACGGTGCAAAAATGCTCATACAATTCGCCGCACAGTTTGTAATGCCCATCATAGCGCCGGCGAAATTCGGGGATAAGTCCATATGGTTTAAAAGATAACCTAAAAATGTTGCTGAATCGGTGCCAACACCCACAGTTAGTAAGATAACAGCCACATCAACATTATTGGCGTCCACAAACCCCAGCGCAATAGTGGCCGTCATCGGAGTCCACATGCCGATCGTGTTAAAGATCTTACGACTAGCATTCGTGCTCAAAACTTTCTTTGACAGCAATACCTGACCGAGGGCACAGAAGCACAGACCGAATACTAGATTAGCGGTATATGGCAGGGCGGAGAGCAAGGCATTACTCTGGATATCCTTGTCGAAAACATTCTTTATGTACGAGGGTATTTGTGTCATCATTGTCCAATAGCCCCAATTGTAGGCACAGTTGCAGAGGAGTAGCACCCAAAATGGCAAGGAAGTGAATAGGCTTAACCAGGGTGTAGGCAACTTTGCCGAGGTGGTATTATTCTCACTCTTAGAAATCGCTGCTAATTCTGATTCGATGTAGTTGCGTTCCTTGGATGTTATTAATTTGGATTGATGCGGGGCATCAGCGCTCCACAGCAGCCACACCAAACACCAGATAATACCACAACCGCCAGAAACATAGAAAATGCTCGGCCAACCAAACTTTGAAGCAGCTAACGTGCCACTAATACTCAATATTATGATCGTGCCGAATTGTGGGCCGGAATAGCAAAGTGTTGCAAGTATACCGCGTTCAGCTGGTGGCGCCCATTGTGCCAAAAGCGTATGCGTCGAAGGATAAAGCGAACCTTGACAGAAGCCTTGCAGAAATCGTATGGCGCAAATGAATTTCCAGTCGCCCAGTTGTGCGCTTAAGGGCGTAAACAAGGCGAGAAATCCAGAAATACCGACACCGTAGAGATACATAACTTTACCGCCGAAACGTTGCGCCAGCTGACCGCCTGGTATTTGCATGAGGACGTAACCCCAAAAGAAGCTGCTCAGTAGCAGTGACTTTGTTTGCTCCGACCACTCATACTCCTATATGTATGTTGCAGACAATcaccgttacaattaaaaaccgttattattaaaaaacaaacaaatttagaaattctGAACGCACCGGAAAATCTGGATTTGTGGAATTGCGATCCATCATTGCCACAATGGCCACTGAGAGATTGGCTCGCTGCATAAACGCTACACAGAAACCGGAAAATATCAGCATACTTTGCAAATGGCGCACGCCCACTTTCGGACCTATTGAAAACATAAAGTATGCGGGTACACATGGTAACGTCGAAAATTAGTGCGATGCCCCTCAGAAAATGCTCTATACTTGCTGTCATTTACTGCCGCAGTCTCGTCAGAATTCTCAGCGATAATATCCTTCAATACCATTATCACAATTTTCGTAATGTTAACTGCTCGGagataaaattaaaactgaatACATTTAGCGGCATTGCAAGTCGTTCACTTTCTTATCGTTTAATGTTTCCATAAAGCACTTTAGATGTAATGTAATTTAacagacaaataaataaaatataaattatttacttttaataaagttttaattaatttattgctcTACAACCTACGCTAACATTTTTATCGTTAGTATCATAAATGTTAGTCAGTGCTGAATctagaattaaatttttcactatTCGGCTTGGCGCGTGTAGTCTATTTGGGCCTGTCTGGATCATATTTGATCAGATAGCACTTATTCGTCGGCAGACTAGCCATGCTTCTCTGGTATTTTTGACGCTTTGTTAGGGCATTTATTGCGGCATTCTATTGAGCTGTTATCCGCAATAGTTGATGTTAATTAAAATCAGTACTTATCGGTCGTTATCGCTTACATGATAATCATCTACTACTTCAACGGTACTTAAATGTTTTATGAGTCATAATATTACTTTAATTTGAACTACAGAAAGTCGTATTTTCGAAAAgtaattttgctgaaaagtaCTTTCTTTGCTCGAATGCCTTTCTGACGTCGGTAATAATTCTGCGATTTGGCTCTCTGCAGTGTCATGTCATGATTGAAGAatttattccgatcgtttagtatgtatggcagctatatcctatacTAATC includes:
- the LOC105226268 gene encoding putative inorganic phosphate cotransporter isoform X3, with product MFSIGPKVGVRHLQSMLIFSGFCVAFMQRANLSVAIVAMMDRNSTNPDFPEYDWSEQTKSLIQSSYFWGYVLMQIPGGQLTQRFGGKLMLLFSVGIGGIITIFTPFGAQLGDWQFICALRFLQGFCQAALYPSTHTLIARWAPPAERGILVTLCFSGMTFGTVIIMSISGILATSQYGWPSIFYVSGGCGIIWSFVWLLWGGESPRQSKLITPKERNYIESALAAVSKSANNTTPAKLPTPWLSIFTSLPFWVLFITHCAYNWGYYILLTQIPSYIKNVFDKDIQSNALISALPYTANLVLGLCFCVLGQVLLSKKVLSTNASRKIFNTISMWIPMAATIPLGFVDANSSDMAVILLTLAVGINSAALMGFFVNYIELSPNFAATLQGITNFGATLMSIIGPLVVGVVVTDTTDPNQWRIIFYTMVFSYFIGNLLFVTLGSTKVQPWNEPMKRNANRVQQTGE
- the LOC105226268 gene encoding putative inorganic phosphate cotransporter isoform X2, with the translated sequence MVLKDIIAENSDETAAVNDSPKVGVRHLQSMLIFSGFCVAFMQRANLSVAIVAMMDRNSTNPDFPEYEWSEQTKSLLLSSFFWGYVLMQIPGGQLAQRFGGKVMYLYGVGISGFLALFTPLSAQLGDWKFICAIRFLQGFCQGSLYPSTHTLLAQWAPPAERGILATLCYSGPQFGTIIILSISGTLAASKFGWPSIFYVSGGCGIIWCLVWLLWSADAPHQSKLITSKERNYIESELAAISKSENNTTSAKLPTPWLSLFTSLPFWVLLLCNCAYNWGYWTMMTQIPSYIKNVFDKDIQSNALLSALPYTANLVFGLCFCALGQVLLSKKVLSTNASRKIFNTIGMWTPMTATIALGFVDANNVDVAVILLTVGVGTDSATFLGYLLNHMDLSPNFAGAMMGITNCAANCMSIFAPLLVGVIVTDTTNPNQWRFIFYIMAGFYFIANLLFITLGSTKLQPWNEPVKRDIDQNGE
- the LOC105226268 gene encoding putative inorganic phosphate cotransporter isoform X1 is translated as MVLKDIIAENSDETAAVNDSPKVGVRHLQSMLIFSGFCVAFMQRANLSVAIVAMMDRNSTNPDFPEYEWSEQTKSLLLSSFFWGYVLMQIPGGQLAQRFGGKVMYLYGVGISGFLALFTPLSAQLGDWKFICAIRFLQGFCQGSLYPSTHTLLAQWAPPAERGILATLCYSGPQFGTIIILSISGTLAASKFGWPSIFYVSGGCGIIWCLVWLLWSADAPHQSKLITSKERNYIESELAAISKSENNTTSAKLPTPWLSLFTSLPFWVLLLCNCAYNWGYWTMMTQIPSYIKNVFDKDIQSNALLSALPYTANLVFGLCFCALGQVLLSKKVLSTNASRKIFNTIGMWTPMTATIALGFVDANNVDVAVILLTVGVGTDSATFLGYLLNHMDLSPNFAGAMMGITNCAANCMSIFAPLLVGVIVTDTTNPNQWRFIFYIMAGFYFIANLLFITLGSTKLQPWNEPVKRDIDRVQENVE